One Pelobates fuscus isolate aPelFus1 chromosome 8, aPelFus1.pri, whole genome shotgun sequence genomic window carries:
- the EVX2 gene encoding homeobox even-skipped homolog protein 2 isoform X1: MMERIRKEMILMERGLHSPTTGKRISNLSDSAGNAVLEALDNSHHTARLSPRLTSTSLHGSIGDIPTKGKFEIDSLFSIPHPNSESNSVSDISGPERVKKSSQYSEVVPDSDMSSDVEVGCSNLRSPTSLRDTQLKDKGWTGFCGMLTRFVPACVLADSGSVASTTSSSGSGLNSLNSSSNPVGSSSSAADQVRRYRTAFTREQIARLEKEFYRENYVSRPRRCELAAALNLPETTIKVWFQNRRMKDKRQRLAMSWPHPADPSFYTYMMTHAAATGSLPYPFHSHVPLHYYPHVGVTAAAAAAAASGAAAAAASPFATSIRPLDTFRALSHPYSRPELLCSFRHPGLYQSPGINSSAAAAAAAAAAAAASAPGSTPCSCLSCHSNQTASALSSAGRGSEFTCTAASQRSESSFLPYSAAVLSKTSVTPPDQREGTPLTR; the protein is encoded by the exons ATGATGGAAAGGATAAGAAAAGAGATGATTCTGATGGAAAGAGGGTTGCACAGCCCAACCACAGGCAAAAGGATTTCCAATTTATCCGACTCAGCTGGCAATGCAGTTTTAGAGGCCCTGGACAATTCACATCACACAGCTCGCCTGAGCCCCAGACTAACTTCCACCTCTTTGCACGGATCCATAGGGGACATCCCCACCAAGGGCAAATTTGAAATAGATAGTTTGTTTAGCATCCCTCACCCCAACAGTGAGAGCAACAGCGTTTCTGATATATCTGGGCCAGAAAGGGTGAAGAAGTCCAGTCAGTATTCTGAAGTGGTCCCAGACTCAGATATGAGCAGTGATGTGGAGGTGGGGTGTTCAAACCTGCGCTCCCCAACAAGTCTCAGAGATACCCAGCTGAAGGACAAAG GATGGACAGGGTTCTGTGGCATGCTGACAAGGTTTGTCCCTGCTTGTGTGCTTGCAGACAGTGGATCAGTGGCCAGTACCACCAGCTCCTCTGGATCTGGGTTAAACAGCCTTAACAGCAGTAGTAACCCCGTTGGGAGTTCGAGCTCTGCTGCTGACCAGGTGCGTCGTTACCGGACTGCATTCACCCGGGAGCAGATAGCAAGGCTGGAAAAGGAATTCTACCGAGAGAACTACGTGTCTCGTCCCCGGAGATGTGAATTGGCTGCCGCCCTAAACCTCCCAGAAACAACCATTAAG GTGTGGTTCCAGAACCGCAGGATGAAGGATAAAAGACAACGTTTAGCCATGTCCTGGCCTCACCCGGCGGACCCCAGTTTCTACACCTACATGATGACCCACGCTGCGGCCACCGGAAGCCTTCCTTACCCCTTCCACTCGCACGTCCCTCTGCACTACTATCCCCACGTGGGGGTGACGGCGGCAGCGGCGGCCGCGGCGGCTTCTGGGGCAGCGGCGGCCGCAGCGTCTCCCTTCGCCACCTCCATCCGACCTCTGGACACCTTCCGCGCCCTCTCACACCCCTACTCCCGGCCGGAACTACTTTGCAGCTTCAGACATCCGGGCCTTTACCAGTCCCCCGGGATTAACAGCAGCGCTGCGGCCGCCGCAGCAGCTGCCGCAGCGGCAGCAGCTTCCGCACCTGGCAGCACGCCGTGCTCCTGCCTCAGTTGTCATAGCAACCAGACGGCGTCCGCGCTGAGCTCTGCAGGCAGGGGCTCCGAGTTCACATGTACCGCGGCCTCCCAGAGATCAGAGAGCAGCTTCCTGCCCTACTCCGCGGCAGTCCTCAGCAAGACCTCCGTCACCCCCCCGGACCAGAGAGAGGGGACCCCCCTGACCAGATAA
- the EVX2 gene encoding homeobox even-skipped homolog protein 2 isoform X2 yields the protein MMERIRKEMILMERGLHSPTTGKRISNLSDSAGNAVLEALDNSHHTARLSPRLTSTSLHGSIGDIPTKGKFEIDSLFSIPHPNSESNSVSDISGPERVKKSSQYSEVVPDSDMSSDVEVGCSNLRSPTSLRDTQLKDKDSGSVASTTSSSGSGLNSLNSSSNPVGSSSSAADQVRRYRTAFTREQIARLEKEFYRENYVSRPRRCELAAALNLPETTIKVWFQNRRMKDKRQRLAMSWPHPADPSFYTYMMTHAAATGSLPYPFHSHVPLHYYPHVGVTAAAAAAAASGAAAAAASPFATSIRPLDTFRALSHPYSRPELLCSFRHPGLYQSPGINSSAAAAAAAAAAAAASAPGSTPCSCLSCHSNQTASALSSAGRGSEFTCTAASQRSESSFLPYSAAVLSKTSVTPPDQREGTPLTR from the exons ATGATGGAAAGGATAAGAAAAGAGATGATTCTGATGGAAAGAGGGTTGCACAGCCCAACCACAGGCAAAAGGATTTCCAATTTATCCGACTCAGCTGGCAATGCAGTTTTAGAGGCCCTGGACAATTCACATCACACAGCTCGCCTGAGCCCCAGACTAACTTCCACCTCTTTGCACGGATCCATAGGGGACATCCCCACCAAGGGCAAATTTGAAATAGATAGTTTGTTTAGCATCCCTCACCCCAACAGTGAGAGCAACAGCGTTTCTGATATATCTGGGCCAGAAAGGGTGAAGAAGTCCAGTCAGTATTCTGAAGTGGTCCCAGACTCAGATATGAGCAGTGATGTGGAGGTGGGGTGTTCAAACCTGCGCTCCCCAACAAGTCTCAGAGATACCCAGCTGAAGGACAAAG ACAGTGGATCAGTGGCCAGTACCACCAGCTCCTCTGGATCTGGGTTAAACAGCCTTAACAGCAGTAGTAACCCCGTTGGGAGTTCGAGCTCTGCTGCTGACCAGGTGCGTCGTTACCGGACTGCATTCACCCGGGAGCAGATAGCAAGGCTGGAAAAGGAATTCTACCGAGAGAACTACGTGTCTCGTCCCCGGAGATGTGAATTGGCTGCCGCCCTAAACCTCCCAGAAACAACCATTAAG GTGTGGTTCCAGAACCGCAGGATGAAGGATAAAAGACAACGTTTAGCCATGTCCTGGCCTCACCCGGCGGACCCCAGTTTCTACACCTACATGATGACCCACGCTGCGGCCACCGGAAGCCTTCCTTACCCCTTCCACTCGCACGTCCCTCTGCACTACTATCCCCACGTGGGGGTGACGGCGGCAGCGGCGGCCGCGGCGGCTTCTGGGGCAGCGGCGGCCGCAGCGTCTCCCTTCGCCACCTCCATCCGACCTCTGGACACCTTCCGCGCCCTCTCACACCCCTACTCCCGGCCGGAACTACTTTGCAGCTTCAGACATCCGGGCCTTTACCAGTCCCCCGGGATTAACAGCAGCGCTGCGGCCGCCGCAGCAGCTGCCGCAGCGGCAGCAGCTTCCGCACCTGGCAGCACGCCGTGCTCCTGCCTCAGTTGTCATAGCAACCAGACGGCGTCCGCGCTGAGCTCTGCAGGCAGGGGCTCCGAGTTCACATGTACCGCGGCCTCCCAGAGATCAGAGAGCAGCTTCCTGCCCTACTCCGCGGCAGTCCTCAGCAAGACCTCCGTCACCCCCCCGGACCAGAGAGAGGGGACCCCCCTGACCAGATAA